From a single Budorcas taxicolor isolate Tak-1 chromosome X, Takin1.1, whole genome shotgun sequence genomic region:
- the LOC128070183 gene encoding melanoma-associated antigen B18-like translates to MPRGQKSKLRAREKRRQARTETQGLEVAKASGAAAAGKPPSVLGETPENLPAAGTSSTPEAPEGATGATAASSGTNSAENINSPKAESTSFPKGAESSLSEILNKKVVLLVQFLLQKYQKKEPIRKAEIMKFVIKQYKSHYNEILKRASDHMELAFGVDLKEVDPTRHCYTLVNKLDLSYDSALNEYEHMPKTGILMIVLGVIFMRGNCAPEEAIWEVLNMMGVYAERKHFIYGDPKKVLTEDLVQLKYLEYRQVANSEPPRYEFLWGPRAHAETSKMKVLEFLAKVHDTVPTAFPSWYQEALRDEEERARARAAARARTAALASARSRARASTSSQAK, encoded by the coding sequence ATGCCTCGGGGTCAGAAGAGTAAGCTCCGTGCCCGTGAGAAACGCCGCCAGGCCCGTACTGAGACCCAGGGCCTAGAGGTTGCTAAGGCCtctggggcagcagcagcaggaaagccCCCTTCGGTTTTGGGGGAGACAcctgagaatctgcctgctgctgGGACATCCAGCACTCCTGAGGCACCTGAGGGAGCCACTGGTGCTACTGCAGCTAGTTCAGGCACCAACTCAGCTGAAAATATCAATAGCCCAAAGGCGGAAAGCACAAGCTTCCCCAAGGGCGCTGAGAGCTCACTCAGTgagattttaaataagaaagtggTTCTGTTGGTGCAGTTCCTGCTGCAGAAGTATCAAAAGAAAGAGCCAATTAGAAAGGCAGAGATAATGAAGTTTGTTATCAAACAGTACAAGAGTCATTACAATGAGATCCTCAAGAGAGCTTCTGATCATATGGAGCTGGCTTTTGGTGTTGATTTGAAGGAAGTGGATCCTACCAGGCACTGCTACACCCTTGTCAACAAACTAGACCTCTCCTATGATTCAGCTCTGAATGAATATGAGCACATGCCAAAGACCGGCATCCTGATGATTGTGCTTGGTGTGATCTTCATGAGAGGCAACTGCGCCCCTGAAGAGGCGATCTGGGAAGTGCTGAATATGATGGGTGTATATGCTGAAAGGAAGCACTTCATTTATGGGGATCCCAAGAAGGTCCTCACAGAAGATCTGGTGCAGCTCAAGTACCTGGAGTACCGCCAGGTGGCCAACAGTGAGCCTCCACGCTATGAGTTCCTGTGGGGCCCAAGAGCCCATGCTGAAACCAGCAAAATGAAAGTCCTGGAGTTTTTAGCCAAGGTTCACGATACCGTCCCCACTGCCTTCCCATCCTGGTATCAAGAGGCTTTGAGAGATGAGGAAGAGAGAGCCCGAGCCAGAGCTGCAGCCAGGGCTCGTACTGCTGCCCTGGCCAGTGCCCGCTCTAGAGCCAGAGCCAGCACCTCCTCCCAGGCTAAGTGA